Part of the Dreissena polymorpha isolate Duluth1 chromosome 12, UMN_Dpol_1.0, whole genome shotgun sequence genome, CTGTTTCTGGGCAGCCTTGGGAACAGCAGGCTGGAATATCAAAAGACAGGAGTTAACAGTTATGTGACAACAAAGGGATAACATTCTGTATCAAGCAAGTGGGCCATGATGGCCCAGAAGAGCTCACCTGAGTTCATGGACACCGAATTGTTGAAGACCTAAGTGATCTGGTTTTATTACTACACGTGACTCAGATTCCAACATGGCCTTCATTGTCAGGATAacagtctgaccaagtttcatcagaCTTGAGACATTAATGTGGCCTTACAGTGGTAATAagttttttaaagatattatttGGAGAACTAGTTTTCAAATGCAAAATACCTAGATTAAAACATGGCCCCTAATATTGTCGTGATAAATAAGATCTGGACATAAATATCTTGATAAacatcaagattaagtcataaattAGGTCTCTAAAGTGGTCGCAaggtttaaataatattttacctGATTTTGGATGCATATGAACAAGATTCAAATTGTTCAAGTTTTAATCTCTTTTGTCTAAGATTTTacctgttgacctagtttttggaaatATGCAACCCAGACTTGAAATCTTCCAAGATATTGTGTAAATAAACATTctagttttatcaagattggatgaatAATGTGAGGTAACAAGCTTAATCTTTACAACAAACATCACACACAAGACACCACACAACGCCATACATAGAGTGTTCACAACAGCTAGCCATGAGCACTTGGCTCAGGTAAGCTTGGACGATGTATAGGTCGACAAACATTTATAACTTTCTACTTTAAGAAACAAGGGTAAGCAGAAGGTTTAGAGATATGGGTCATTCTTCAGCAGTTCTAAGCAAACATACATTACTCAGTTTTTGGCCATTACAGGTCAAGAAACATGGGGCAGTATTTGGCAGTTATGGGTCAACAAACATGCGTCAGTTTTCAGCTGTTTTTTAAGACAGGCATATATAAGATCTAAAGGTTAATCTCTGCAGATATAGTTCAAGAAACATCAGTCTACACAAGTCTGGGGTTAAAAACAAAGAAAGGTTTTCAGCAGGTATAGGTCAAGAAACATGGATCAGTTTTCAGCAGATCTATGAAAATGACCCTTATGATTTTGGCAAAAGTAATCTTTGAAGAAACATCCAGTATGCTTATACATAAACAAACACCAAATCCAAGGAAATAAAACTGTTCTTACTAAAACATGTGCATAAATCCTTAatttgcatgtttgtttttgtaaaattttgccAGTGGGTTGCTTGTTTATTTTAGCATTTACTTTTGTACATTTCCAGTATGTATAGAAATATTTGCAATGCTTCTCTTGCCCATTAATGCTCCAGGATATGCAGGGCAAATCAGACAATATATTTAACCAGCCCTGAATGCATACCTTGGTAGATTTCTTTGTTGCTTCCTTTgccttttgtttttcttttgcagctctgaaatcaaataattgtattttcaaAACTGACTTGTTTCAATGTGAACGGTAGTCAAATAATCTTTGTCTTTTCTGAAAATCCCAAAAGGAAATTACACAAATATTGCTTAAAAATCTTTTTTGTGTAAGTAactaaattgtttttaataacatGTAACGATTACAAACGCAGGGATCCCGCTGCCCATCACATTCGTACTTAACTGACAAGTTAGCCTATTGGTACAGACCAGAGGGACCAAACTTATCTGATGTCACAGCATTAGTTTTCCGCTTGGTTAGACACTTTAATTGAAATTTAAAGTAATATTGATAGAAAATCTTCcgactgaattttattttataccgatttatttttaagttttcattcaAAAATTACAATCTCATAGCGCCAATGAGCAGAAAGAAGGGCAAAGTTTCAGTCCAATACATGTATCAGTCTCCTTACATTTAAAGTCACACACATAAACCAAGGTGCTCTTTAATATCCGATGCTGTGTTATTTGGCATAGGACTCTGAATTGAAACTTCACCTGTTGCAAAGAAATCATTTCAAAATGATAACTAGTCACAAGATTTACCAGTGtttttatttcaccattttgggaatggagcagggtccctttggattgggaaaatttgtggcGTTATGACTAAAaatgggaaattagtgttgttgatgttttgctaaaaaaaggctTGAAACTTGAGGAcaaaagtgttttcagtattatatttactaatgttgaacttatatggattagaggaacaaaatattgagatctaaaaaaaataaattgaaacttcCATTGAGAAGGTTTTTTATTGGTTGCATTTTCTGGCTTCGAAAGTATCCAAAGATTTTTACCGCGTCGTCAAAGCAAAATACACTCTATGTTATCACTATATGAGTACATTCTGCAAAGGGAATCAAGACAACCATGTGCGTTCTGGTTCccattttattggattatttcgTACGTAAGCAGGGCATAAACAAAGGTAATTGTGGAATTACCGCGAACTGTCAACATCAGCACAGGAGTTACAATACAGTTAcgttaaattgatttaaaaaaaacacacacaaacacaagtatttaattgaatttttaacTTGCTCTCAATGTTATAAATAAAGTGAAACTCTCAGAATTAAGTTTAATTATTTGTCAGTGACATTTatgaatattgatattaaatagtTTCTtactataataatattaaaatattgtaaacaaatatcaTTTTTGTCTTCATTGATCATTTGTATTTGTTGAGCCGGAAATGATCAGTCCGGGCATGCAAAGGCTACATGATTATAGGACCTTCTGGCCggcaatacattttaattttaggAATGACTGCTAATTGATTACATGTAACTATAGAAATGGCTTAtagatgtttgtttttaatattacaaTGAGACAAAGTCAGATGATAGTTTTAAGTTTAGAAAAAGGTTCAGGTTGATCATTACTATAATTATAGATACTTTTTCTAATGCAGGGCGAGAAGATTAAAGACAAGGGCGAATGGATtgtcctgcagggcgagtggctctggcaTTTTTTTCCAAGGCCTGTATATTATGCCCAGAAAAAAATGACTAACAAATCGCCAACTTTGAAAAGCTGTCACAATGTTTGTCATATTGTTGCtatttgaaacaagagatgtgtttgtcagaaacacaatgccccctattgcgccgctttgaagccatatatttgacctttgaccttgaaggatgaccttgacctttcaccactcaaaatgtgcagctccacgagaagtaagtaagagattgaatggagaaatgaatttaaaaaaaaaaatttaccttgaaggatgaccttgacctttcaccactcaaaacgtgcagctgcatgagatacacaagcatgccaaatatgaagttgctatgttcaatataaaaaagttatgataaacgttaacgaaggttaaagttttaggaaagaaatatacaatgatatttgacctttgaccttgaaggatgaccttgacttttcaccaatcaaaatgtgcagctccatgagatacacatgcatgccaaatatgaagttgctatcttcaatattgcaagttataaaatttttaaccaaggttaaagttttgtgacacacacatacaatgactgactgactgacacaatgacagacagacaggccaaaaacaatatacccccgatctttcaatccgggggcataaaaagacataAGCACACTACTTTATCTGGACcaacagggccctcgtttggccgtttttggggccgaaattcggcccaaTTCCCACCTTAAtatagtatactttttccccctatttcacctaaaaattccccccctccaaaacaaaaaaataatatttatttacttttatacctatgttgccagctggtaccttgctataaacctttgattaaatgtatatttatgtaaattacattaaaatagaacaatattaagtgttgaatgattggtgaaaagatcttgtaaaattcaCCTTTTCCCCGAAAACGACGTGAaatcccccctctaagggcccggccccaatcccccaaagtgtagcaagggcccttaCCAATGTATGTCCTATCAGGGTATGTCATAACACGGACCggatcccaaagcaaacagacccaATCCCAAACTGGtattgtaataattttttttagaaagaagtgtcttatgattattatatctgaatttgatttataatttatatgattttgtcctgatatgtaaatatttgtagataaaaaaaacaattcgGTCCAATTGGCCAGTAAAAAActtcccaaatttgccattttatccattaaaaaaaaaaacaatttgaaatgACTCCTTtacccaaaatggctagaaaacccctGCATATCTGTTCACATGAACACATTACCAAATACTATAgtcaaattcaaatattaaaGATGAATCATGATGGTCAGTAGGTGAAATACCCTTTGACAAAAGATGTCCGCAGATGTATTCAGGAGGGCTGTTGATCCTGTATGTCCACATGCCCACTTTTTAAACACTTTACTTAAACTAAAGAGGATgattaaatacaaatgtataacaaGTATCCTTggaaacgatggatgctccccgatgatgtgcttcgtcaatctatgtgttaatgaccacctaaaaaaatctattattagccttggtgaccttgaccttgaacccagtgacctcgaACCTCACagggttttttctccactttttgggaagatagcccatggctttggaattggaatttaatcggcattttcatgaaattgggaaaataaattcattagcctttttttttcacacgaaatgtccactgattagggaaatactaaatttgatataactctttataatcattcaaattaaaagaacaaaatcagataatactttgttaaatgtaattgaattaaaattgagataaaataagcattagacacttctttaaaaaaaataaatatataattttgttttgggAAATTGGTAATTTCTTaccacattttggggaaaaagtatactttttgggattgggaacaaagccgaatttcggctataaaatctggccaaaaaaaacctgcctcatcaaaaggtagaggtccatgcaaggtacctacatgccaaatgtgaaagagatctgtaaagtagtgaaggccctatgagaaactgtaacaaaagcgtaacagaaaatctattattagcctcgttgaccttgaccttgaacccagtgacctcaaacctcatcaaaaggtagaggtccatgcaaggtacctacatgccaaatatgaaagagatcggtaaagtattgaaggcgctatgagaaacggtaacaaaagtgtgacgcaaagaagtaaggaaggaagtaaggaaggaaggaaggaaggacaaactggcaacaatatgctccgccgaaattttatttcgggtaGCATAAAATGGTCAGGAGGTTTAATACCATATATCACAGGATCAGCATAAAACTTCTGCTAGAGCACCATTTTATTACAAATGAATTCCACACTACCTGATGGCCTGTTCTCTCTGGGCCTTCCTCACTTCTGGCTTCTGGTTTCTCTTGGCAATGATGTCACCGAGGGTGGCTCCAGTGATGGCGCGGGTGAACTTGGTGGTCCTGCGTGTCCTCTTCTTGGCCGTCTCCTCAGTCAGACCCTTCTTGTGCTTCCTGCGGTACAGCACAGTCCAGTTTACCTTGCGGGGGTTCCGCTTGCCAAGGTGAGCAGCCTCACATTTTCCGTTAATGAACTGGAAAACCTGCAAAAGACAGTTGTTATATAGGGAAAGATCTCAGATAAAAAGTACAGAGTAAGTCTTAATTGTATTGGATGTAAAACGTTGTTATTTCTTACTGGATATTAAAACGggcatttaaacatattattagAAAACGAGACAAAATACCAGACTGCAGTAATTTGATTCTGAAGCAACAAAGATAATTTTCAATATTATGATAAATATCAAAAGCACAAATTAAGCAGTCAATAAATGTAGGTGACTGGAGATTCAAAAGCAGATCACATCAATAAATTGGGTTGAAAAAAATtccaagaaataaacaaaaattgtgcatgcatTCAGGGCCATACCACATGTGGTTTATATTGGGCACTGTCTTAGTAGCTACATGTTTTACACGCTGTGATCACTTCACATCTAAACTCCAAAGCAAAAGAGAATACATAACACTGGGTCTGAATCTGTGTCTTTCAAACCAAAAAGAGTGTATAGTATCCAAATTGATGAATTTGAACTAGATTCACCATTTATTAAAGATTTGAAAATTCATAAGTTTAAATACTATGCAATTATGTTTAATTCCTTTAAGACAACTGCAAGTCCTTAGGGAACGTGAGAGTTCAAATGCTGTACAAAAGAAGTGTGTTGAATAAACAGTGACACAAAGATGCCATAGGAACAAAAATTGCCATTGACTCCCTAAACGGCTAAAGAACAGACTGAAATCAATCGAAACTTTGAATAGGCTACTCTTGCCCATTTTTTGCCAAACTGATATCCGAACCATGCGTAATATTCTTCAAAGACTGTGTTGCATGCCTTTTTctccatttaataaataaatgggtTTAGTGTACAGGCTACATATACAACTTACAAGTACAGttgattggtgtataacggatagcttcgagtctcatttcaacgtaaacaccatgcattcagtaattaaaccattaaacctagatagacacatgtctttcctattgaaacatgccagcggttttaaatttccaaaaaatattattgttaacagcgcgaatttcatggtacgctgattcagccattaccggatcgcttaggtctttatcagattacatgtgtatcgtgttatttcttgaaatttgacacagcatttgtaaagaataattgcaatatatgtacatttccagaaaggaaattcatttctgcgtttaataagaccaaatgcatggaaatcgctgcaaaTTCATGAAGTAATTGctattcaaagcgatgcaccctatattcgggtcattttgagttgaatctatatatagatttgattgcggataatatgttttcagagaaattgatttttcgttataatttgaatatttttcattaaaaattatgtttttacttatttatatcatagccacacgcttaacacatgtgtattggacaacttcaattgagtttatatttattttgagacaatccccacattcctgaatatgggtccccacatgtccgttattcactaaatcccgagttgcagctttcatgcttttttctatggtacgcatcaatttggtttctgagcattcttacgtttgtaaaggacacataatactaaaatattacatcaatgaacattatgtttaccaaacaaaatctgcaaaattcaagaaaccattcgtctgcacttttcctgtcgtcacaaaaatggtgcgtacataacgtgaccttgttttgctttcgaaaaagaAACAggtgtaaacattgacacacatcaaagacctacaggggtggcgaaatcaaatgtccgagttgcccgagtcgtacatttgcttgtctgggcaactgatttttttcaattaagttgtccgtggacaacaagttttttaaaagtcgcgtccaggtatacaaaattacattgtattaaagccataattaagttttacaaaaccggatgttgacacgcgattacattgtcagtgctatttgcggagcaatcaagctaaaatacgtgcactttcctgtgcacgccgcattttcaacattcggcccgactgttagacagtgtacagattggtttctttatttttacaatcagacggaaataaaaagtatcaatctaagataatcaaaacacggtctaccttgttatttaagacgacttttttaatcttcaacaaaggagcagaaacccgaagctttgagcagcccacctcccaaaaaactaagaaagattatgatcaaaaatatgatctaagtaaacgcaccaaaacttttcaagaaacttggctaacagattttcaatggttaccagtttatataatcaaattgctaccagtagccgAGCCTCAGTCTGaagaggtccacatattggactagtttaatttgttaagattacaatgtacttatgttcagcacatgttttaataacactagcttcgcaagatttaaagtttgagaaagtctttatattgtttataatatactgctataatgaatgtaccattgaaatacaattataaacaaaacaaacaaatcatactcattttgatatattccacactttttaacattaatcaataaatgcggatataatttatataaacattaacggacaagtgtagttcagcaacggacaagttaaatttccgaaatggttgtccgtggacaagtatagttttttgagatttcgccacccctgacctatagataacacagattggaaacttcgcgccttatcgggctatctcttggcggggtcacgtggtcgagaaaccgaTAAGTACACTGAGGATCGGCAGACGATTTATTCCGTGAATCAATtggagtagtccggagatagccggtgtatcacgattgcgataagatagcgacgcgtcagtagcaacggctacgattatcgagcaaagcaaagacctatagattgttatctataggtctttgagcaaagttatgcgaaaatgttactgCGCtatgaaaggcggctgtaacttggtcaataatgatccgatttttataaaataaagtttcaaagAAACATGGGTAATTATGTTTTTTcttataaaatctcgattttatttacct contains:
- the LOC127853426 gene encoding 60S ribosomal protein L24-like; this encodes MKIELCSFSGFKIYPGHGKRVVKTDGRVFQFINGKCEAAHLGKRNPRKVNWTVLYRRKHKKGLTEETAKKRTRRTTKFTRAITGATLGDIIAKRNQKPEVRKAQREQAIRAAKEKQKAKEATKKSTKPAVPKAAQKQKAAKNIQAKAPRVGGKR